A window of the Diabrotica undecimpunctata isolate CICGRU chromosome 1, icDiaUnde3, whole genome shotgun sequence genome harbors these coding sequences:
- the LOC140438903 gene encoding uncharacterized protein isoform X2 — MSHLPIFIFIYCLTVVKATPKIKHCNDTNESVNGVGTVLFTPADVYKQCWSLEEIAILTTRMILEDLLPDVTVFNIDSNAFVDDIVSYFRLLIEVVKTATTGRKKRVTLLALTDLLGGYLQYAVLPLARYAFYAGLIDYTSMEKLIQLFEEIKWFLRTNGQGWPKPMTTTPVLTIEPINFETETPKIPSCCSQLFYTESEQNSQSENNNATVVTTEITFPLPFFDSRVRPSAIAVPFKRFTLRNIESRRASHIILKFFIASTKCFKEKKSSKATTLKFHNSFFGWLRRDVLTKIEDDKFYSAFGGILRIEETLKAMGAVDEGENTCIPEGEQEIVVPEAGVSHKHFTSSIILIVMLAIILLWFIIGTVFICLRMRRSQKKQDEKDQTKSRPTSSSSLETSKWSLFSKSKSDQSVEGKCKCSSKTSAFSTSYTSDYDLEEKIKKRKQKQRNKAVTICYPPYLEPYMEKNRPAVIDTQTTTMKKLPSIEEISEVTTENRSLPRKLGADNTGHIKEQSRKHATTTSVQNIRYGSRCPNININGASSSKSKLRKNKQPSGGMIIDECWCDILHAEDGEIESVTLDESFPGVEDDMKRVQQRGSADKTRVDENSTRKSSQEDNTNYAKGMVVQKHSSTEKSRSGEMPRILSVTFSGETDQSGQKFGEPVQDSHAAFDSRYGANPDDHVQRNHEHTVADLSYEHFRPEESTAEETSEANTDKERISTHHNACHSSLTGTYARQMKDGKPFIFGYDLETSSSSELSEEETDLKTSTSK, encoded by the exons ATGTCACatttgccaatttttatctttatttattgtttaactGTAGTTAAAGCTACACCAAAGATCAAACATTGCAACGATACAAACGAAAGCGTAAACGGAGTCGGGACAGTTCTATTTACTCCAGCCGATGTCTATAAACAATGTTGGTCTCTGGAAGAGATAGCTATATTGACGACCAGGATGATCCTAGAAGACTTACTGCCGGACGTAACAGTTTTCAACATAGACAGCAACGCTTTTGTCGACGATATAGTTAGTTATTTCCGATTGTTAATTGAAGTTGTAAAGACAGCCACCACTGGTCGAAAAAAAAGAGTAACTCTTCTAGCGTTAACTGATCTACTTGGAGGGTACTTGCAGTATGCTGTTTTACCCTTAGCTCGGTACGCATTCTACGCTGGTCTTATAG ATTACACCAGCATGGAGAAACTAATCCAGCTCTTCGAAGAAATCAAATGGTTCTTGCGCACCAACGGCCAAGGCTGGCCTAAACCCATGACAACCACGCCGGTACTAACCATAGAACCCATCAATTTTGAAACGGAAACACCAAAAATACCGAGCTGCTGCAGCCAGCTCTTTTATACGGAATCTGAACAAAATTCCCAAAGCGAGAATAATAATGCTACGGTAGTCACAACAGAAATAACCTTTCCTTTGCCGTTTTTTGACTCCAGAGTACGACCTTCAGCAATAGCGGTACCATTTAAGAGATTCACGTTAAGAAATATCGAGTCCAGGAGAGCTTCGCATATTATACTTAAGTTTTTCATAG catctaccaagtgttttaaaGAGAAGAAATCCAGCAAAGCCACGACTTTAAAATTTCACAATAGTTTCTTCGGTTGGTTGCGCCGAGACGTGTTAACTAAAATTGAAGACGACAAATTCTACTCTGCTTTTGGAGGAATACTGCGAATAGAAGAAACGCTGAAAGCAATGGGTGCTGTTGATGAAGGGGAGAATACATGTATTCCTGAAGGTGAGCAAGAAATCGTGGTTCCAGAAGCAGGAGTCTCACATAAACACTTTACCTCTTCGATTATCTTGATAGTAATGTTGGCTATAATTTTACTCTGGTTCATTATCGGCACCGTCTTTATTTGTCTTCGAATGAGACGGTCTCAAAAGAAGCAAGATGAAAAAGATCAGACCAAATCAAGACCTACGTCGTCCTCGAGCTTAGAAACCAGTAAGTGGTCCTTGTTTTCCAAAAGCAAATCAGACCAAAGTGTGGAAGGCAAATGTAAATGCTCATCTAAAACATCGGCCTTTAGTACTTCCTACACAAGCGATTACGATTTAGAAGAAAAGAttaagaaaagaaaacaaaagcaaAGGAATAAGGCTGTGACTATTTGTTATCCTCCTTATTTAGAACCGTACATGGAGAAAAACAGACCTGCTGTGATAGACACTCAGACTACTACGATGAAGAAGCTACCGTCTATTGAAGAAATATCTGAAGTCACAACTGAAAATAGGAGTCTGCCTCGAAAATTAGGAGCTGATAATACTGGGCACATAAAGGAACAATCAAG AAAACACGCAACCACTACATCAGTTCAAAACATACGTTACGGGAGCCGATGCCCAAACATTAATATCAATGGTGCCAGTTCCTCAAAATCCAAACTTCGGAAGAACAAACAGCCGTCGGGAGGAATGATAATAGATGAATGTTGGTGTGACATTTTACATGCAGAAGATGGAGAAATTGAGTCTGTAACGTTGGACGAATCATTTCCTGGAGTCGAAGACGATATGAAACGTGTACAGCAGAGAGGAAGTGCAGATAAAACGAGAGTTGATGA aAATAGCACAAGAAAAAGCAGTCAAGAGGACAATACTAATTACGCTAAAGGGATGGTCGTACAAAAACATTCCAGTACTGAAAAATCAAGAAGTGGTGAAATGCCTCGAATACTGTCTGTTACATTTAGCGGAGAAACGGATCAAAGTGGACAAAAATTCGGAGAACCTGTACAAGATTCACATGCAGCATTTGACTCCAGATACGGAG CAAATCCAGACGATCACGTTCAGCGGAATCATGAACACACCGTTGCAGATCTTTCTTATGAGCATTTCCGTCCAGAAGAATCAACAGCAGAAGAAACTTCCGAGGCGAATACAGACAAAGAAAGGATTTCTACCCATCACAATGCGTGCCATTCTAGCTTAACTGGTACTTATGCCAGACAGATGAAAGATGGGAAACCGTTCATTTTCGGATACGATCTGGAAACTTCCAGTTCGTCGGAGTTAAGCGAAGAAGAAACAGACCTGAAAACGTCTACTTCTAAGTAA
- the LOC140438903 gene encoding uncharacterized protein isoform X1, which yields MSHLPIFIFIYCLTVVKATPKIKHCNDTNESVNGVGTVLFTPADVYKQCWSLEEIAILTTRMILEDLLPDVTVFNIDSNAFVDDIVSYFRLLIEVVKTATTGRKKRVTLLALTDLLGGYLQYAVLPLARYAFYAGLIDYTSMEKLIQLFEEIKWFLRTNGQGWPKPMTTTPVLTIEPINFETETPKIPSCCSQLFYTESEQNSQSENNNATVVTTEITFPLPFFDSRVRPSAIAVPFKRFTLRNIESRRASHIILKFFIASTKCFKEKKSSKATTLKFHNSFFGWLRRDVLTKIEDDKFYSAFGGILRIEETLKAMGAVDEGENTCIPEGEQEIVVPEAGVSHKHFTSSIILIVMLAIILLWFIIGTVFICLRMRRSQKKQDEKDQTKSRPTSSSSLETSKWSLFSKSKSDQSVEGKCKCSSKTSAFSTSYTSDYDLEEKIKKRKQKQRNKAVTICYPPYLEPYMEKNRPAVIDTQTTTMKKLPSIEEISEVTTENRSLPRKLGADNTGHIKEQSRKHATTTSVQNIRYGSRCPNININGASSSKSKLRKNKQPSGGMIIDECWCDILHAEDGEIESVTLDESFPGVEDDMKRVQQRGSADKTRVDDRNSTRKSSQEDNTNYAKGMVVQKHSSTEKSRSGEMPRILSVTFSGETDQSGQKFGEPVQDSHAAFDSRYGANPDDHVQRNHEHTVADLSYEHFRPEESTAEETSEANTDKERISTHHNACHSSLTGTYARQMKDGKPFIFGYDLETSSSSELSEEETDLKTSTSK from the exons ATGTCACatttgccaatttttatctttatttattgtttaactGTAGTTAAAGCTACACCAAAGATCAAACATTGCAACGATACAAACGAAAGCGTAAACGGAGTCGGGACAGTTCTATTTACTCCAGCCGATGTCTATAAACAATGTTGGTCTCTGGAAGAGATAGCTATATTGACGACCAGGATGATCCTAGAAGACTTACTGCCGGACGTAACAGTTTTCAACATAGACAGCAACGCTTTTGTCGACGATATAGTTAGTTATTTCCGATTGTTAATTGAAGTTGTAAAGACAGCCACCACTGGTCGAAAAAAAAGAGTAACTCTTCTAGCGTTAACTGATCTACTTGGAGGGTACTTGCAGTATGCTGTTTTACCCTTAGCTCGGTACGCATTCTACGCTGGTCTTATAG ATTACACCAGCATGGAGAAACTAATCCAGCTCTTCGAAGAAATCAAATGGTTCTTGCGCACCAACGGCCAAGGCTGGCCTAAACCCATGACAACCACGCCGGTACTAACCATAGAACCCATCAATTTTGAAACGGAAACACCAAAAATACCGAGCTGCTGCAGCCAGCTCTTTTATACGGAATCTGAACAAAATTCCCAAAGCGAGAATAATAATGCTACGGTAGTCACAACAGAAATAACCTTTCCTTTGCCGTTTTTTGACTCCAGAGTACGACCTTCAGCAATAGCGGTACCATTTAAGAGATTCACGTTAAGAAATATCGAGTCCAGGAGAGCTTCGCATATTATACTTAAGTTTTTCATAG catctaccaagtgttttaaaGAGAAGAAATCCAGCAAAGCCACGACTTTAAAATTTCACAATAGTTTCTTCGGTTGGTTGCGCCGAGACGTGTTAACTAAAATTGAAGACGACAAATTCTACTCTGCTTTTGGAGGAATACTGCGAATAGAAGAAACGCTGAAAGCAATGGGTGCTGTTGATGAAGGGGAGAATACATGTATTCCTGAAGGTGAGCAAGAAATCGTGGTTCCAGAAGCAGGAGTCTCACATAAACACTTTACCTCTTCGATTATCTTGATAGTAATGTTGGCTATAATTTTACTCTGGTTCATTATCGGCACCGTCTTTATTTGTCTTCGAATGAGACGGTCTCAAAAGAAGCAAGATGAAAAAGATCAGACCAAATCAAGACCTACGTCGTCCTCGAGCTTAGAAACCAGTAAGTGGTCCTTGTTTTCCAAAAGCAAATCAGACCAAAGTGTGGAAGGCAAATGTAAATGCTCATCTAAAACATCGGCCTTTAGTACTTCCTACACAAGCGATTACGATTTAGAAGAAAAGAttaagaaaagaaaacaaaagcaaAGGAATAAGGCTGTGACTATTTGTTATCCTCCTTATTTAGAACCGTACATGGAGAAAAACAGACCTGCTGTGATAGACACTCAGACTACTACGATGAAGAAGCTACCGTCTATTGAAGAAATATCTGAAGTCACAACTGAAAATAGGAGTCTGCCTCGAAAATTAGGAGCTGATAATACTGGGCACATAAAGGAACAATCAAG AAAACACGCAACCACTACATCAGTTCAAAACATACGTTACGGGAGCCGATGCCCAAACATTAATATCAATGGTGCCAGTTCCTCAAAATCCAAACTTCGGAAGAACAAACAGCCGTCGGGAGGAATGATAATAGATGAATGTTGGTGTGACATTTTACATGCAGAAGATGGAGAAATTGAGTCTGTAACGTTGGACGAATCATTTCCTGGAGTCGAAGACGATATGAAACGTGTACAGCAGAGAGGAAGTGCAGATAAAACGAGAGTTGATGA tagaAATAGCACAAGAAAAAGCAGTCAAGAGGACAATACTAATTACGCTAAAGGGATGGTCGTACAAAAACATTCCAGTACTGAAAAATCAAGAAGTGGTGAAATGCCTCGAATACTGTCTGTTACATTTAGCGGAGAAACGGATCAAAGTGGACAAAAATTCGGAGAACCTGTACAAGATTCACATGCAGCATTTGACTCCAGATACGGAG CAAATCCAGACGATCACGTTCAGCGGAATCATGAACACACCGTTGCAGATCTTTCTTATGAGCATTTCCGTCCAGAAGAATCAACAGCAGAAGAAACTTCCGAGGCGAATACAGACAAAGAAAGGATTTCTACCCATCACAATGCGTGCCATTCTAGCTTAACTGGTACTTATGCCAGACAGATGAAAGATGGGAAACCGTTCATTTTCGGATACGATCTGGAAACTTCCAGTTCGTCGGAGTTAAGCGAAGAAGAAACAGACCTGAAAACGTCTACTTCTAAGTAA